DNA sequence from the Myxosarcina sp. GI1 genome:
GAATAGAAAAACTACCAACTAAATTGTTTTTTTGATTGAGAAATGTAATTTGTCTTTCTTAGAGCCTAGTGCCTAATTATTGACGATTAAAGCGTAATATTTCAATCGATTGAGCGGATAAAAATACACCTAAAACTACATAACTAAACAACAAAATAATATCGTTAGTATTAATGACTCCCTGAATTAAATTGTTGTAGCTTTCTAACAACGAAATTTCTTTTAAAGCTTCACCGAACCAGCCCTGGAAATTATTAGCTAGCGAATCAACAATCCAAAGTAACAAAATTATGGCAAAAGTCATTACTGCTGCCAGAATAGTGCTATCTGTCAGCGACGAAATAAACATTCCCAAAGACAAAATTGCTGCTGCAAACAAAATAAGACCGAAGTGCGCCAAAAGCGGAACGGCAACCGGAAAAGCAGGATCGGCAGCACTAAAAGCGATCGCTTCGTATAATAACAAAGGTAAAATTGCTACGCTAAAAAAGATAACCACACCGACCAGCTTACCCAAAGCAACTACCCAATTAGTTATGGGAGATGTCGCGAGTAATTCTAAAGTTCCGCGCTTTCTTTCTTCTGAATATAAACCCATAGAAAGAATTGGCAAAACAAACAAACAGAGAGAACCTAGAATCGAAAAAAATGAGTTAAGAAATACATATGCCACATCAATATCATCGGTAGGAATACCGCTCTGTTCGCTTATAGCTAC
Encoded proteins:
- a CDS encoding ABC transporter permease, producing the protein MIIANILAIAQKELQSYFASPLYYVILAIFWLISGLFFVEILLGAQGIIQQVAISEQSGIPTDDIDVAYVFLNSFFSILGSLCLFVLPILSMGLYSEERKRGTLELLATSPITNWVVALGKLVGVVIFFSVAILPLLLYEAIAFSAADPAFPVAVPLLAHFGLILFAAAILSLGMFISSLTDSTILAAVMTFAIILLLWIVDSLANNFQGWFGEALKEISLLESYNNLIQGVINTNDIILLFSYVVLGVFLSAQSIEILRFNRQ